From the genome of Streptomyces sp. NBC_01260, one region includes:
- a CDS encoding response regulator, with product MSGAAEEHRVDHDLVWVLEDSAEDAEAIARALGRTHPGLTLEFTDRGTGFVERLLQAARRPGLVLLDLNLPGLSGGAVLRSIRSRPELNDVAVVVFTSSTEPEEVDTSYAAGADSYIYKPVNFELFRTVLKGAVDYWQRKAKGRDEGPAAQPPS from the coding sequence ATGAGCGGGGCCGCCGAGGAGCACAGGGTCGATCACGACCTCGTCTGGGTGCTCGAGGATTCGGCGGAGGACGCCGAGGCCATCGCGCGGGCGCTCGGTCGCACCCACCCCGGTCTGACGCTGGAGTTCACCGACCGGGGAACCGGATTCGTCGAGCGGTTGCTGCAAGCCGCACGCCGACCGGGGCTCGTCCTCCTGGACCTGAACCTGCCTGGTCTCAGTGGAGGCGCAGTGCTCCGATCGATCCGCTCCCGGCCCGAACTGAACGACGTGGCCGTGGTGGTCTTCACCTCGTCCACCGAACCGGAGGAGGTGGACACGAGCTACGCGGCAGGCGCCGACAGCTACATCTACAAGCCGGTCAACTTCGAACTCTTCCGTACGGTGCTGAAGGGGGCTGTGGACTACTGGCAGCGAAAGGCGAAGGGCAGGGACGAGGGCCCTGCCGCTCAGCCTCCTTCCTGA
- a CDS encoding ABC transporter permease subunit produces the protein MIWLTWRQFRVQALVGLGALLLLAIHLVYLGQQIHSGYDDNLAHCAGRDNCSGVLAAFADQYGFEVDLLSYLLLAVPGAIGVFWGAPLVTRELEDGTHRLVWNQSVTRSRWLAVKLGSIGLLSMAVSGVFSLLLTWASGPVNDVLNNRFEPVLFGSRDIAPLAYAAFAFMLGSALGLFIRHTVPAMGTTLVLFAVLQVVMPTLVRPHYETPVRTSVPLTSQMISGLTKIGTYGEIGGLRVPGGPWVVKTSAILDSAGREIGHSDWYQDCTNNKSINEMPGCLAKGNIHVDISEQPADRYWTFQWVETAIFAALTAVLAVLCFWRIRGRLA, from the coding sequence ATGATCTGGCTGACCTGGCGTCAGTTCCGCGTGCAGGCGCTGGTGGGCCTCGGTGCGCTGCTGCTCCTCGCGATCCATCTGGTCTACCTGGGCCAGCAGATCCACAGCGGATACGACGACAACCTCGCGCACTGTGCGGGCCGTGACAACTGCTCCGGCGTGCTGGCCGCCTTCGCCGACCAGTACGGCTTCGAGGTGGACCTGCTCAGCTATCTGCTGCTGGCTGTCCCCGGCGCCATCGGCGTCTTCTGGGGGGCGCCGCTGGTCACCCGTGAGCTGGAGGACGGCACCCACCGGCTGGTGTGGAATCAGAGCGTGACCCGCAGCCGGTGGCTGGCGGTCAAGCTCGGGTCGATCGGCCTGCTGAGCATGGCCGTGTCCGGCGTCTTCAGTCTCCTGCTGACCTGGGCCTCCGGTCCGGTCAACGACGTCCTGAACAACCGGTTCGAGCCGGTGCTGTTCGGCTCGCGCGATATCGCGCCGCTCGCCTACGCCGCCTTCGCCTTCATGCTGGGCAGTGCTCTCGGCCTGTTCATCCGCCACACGGTGCCCGCCATGGGAACGACCCTGGTACTCTTCGCCGTCCTCCAAGTCGTCATGCCCACGCTGGTACGGCCGCACTACGAGACTCCGGTCCGCACCTCGGTGCCGCTCACCTCGCAGATGATCAGCGGTCTGACAAAGATCGGTACCTATGGTGAGATCGGCGGCCTGCGAGTGCCCGGCGGGCCCTGGGTGGTGAAGACCAGCGCCATTCTCGACTCCGCAGGCAGGGAGATCGGCCACAGCGACTGGTACCAGGACTGCACCAACAACAAGTCGATCAACGAAATGCCGGGCTGCTTGGCCAAGGGGAACATCCACGTGGACATCTCCGAGCAGCCGGCTGACCGCTACTGGACGTTCCAGTGGGTCGAGACCGCGATCTTCGCCGCCCTGACCGCGGTGCTGGCAGTCCTGTGCTTCTGGAGAATCCGCGGCCGACTCGCCTGA
- a CDS encoding sensor histidine kinase yields the protein MGWVLTLCVIGSAFITVRPIGLSGRGLVVAALIVVNSLALLARHLPEHRVPPRVALIWLTLGIVAAAALIAVSRSGSSYLFAFFIVGHAGYRLQPKPALALAAFCSLLCGGVLYLRIGPGHHLLPWAVGLATGTPVVLGIINRSRRRAVQAVIEAAESAERAARAEAQAAVLTERGRIARDVHDVLAHSLAGINMQLELADALIETGDLEKVREANQKAHSMVKESLKQAQWTVHALREDSLPLVGSLTAMLDSSGHRDALTLTGTPRDVPSQVTQNLLRIAQESLTNAVRHAPGGEVHVELTFDAASTTLRIRNSAATRAVRAGVGSGMGLIGMRERVALLGGTITAGPVTEGPDEGGWLVEAVIPG from the coding sequence GTGGGCTGGGTCCTGACCCTCTGCGTCATCGGCTCCGCGTTCATCACGGTGCGGCCGATCGGTCTCAGCGGCCGGGGCCTCGTGGTCGCCGCGCTCATCGTCGTCAACTCCCTCGCCCTCCTCGCCCGGCACCTGCCCGAGCACAGGGTCCCGCCCCGCGTCGCCCTGATCTGGCTGACCCTCGGCATCGTCGCCGCGGCCGCCCTGATCGCCGTCAGCCGCAGCGGGTCGAGCTACCTCTTCGCGTTCTTCATCGTCGGCCACGCCGGATACCGGCTGCAGCCCAAGCCGGCCCTGGCCCTCGCGGCGTTCTGCAGCCTGCTGTGCGGCGGAGTCCTGTACTTGCGCATCGGCCCCGGCCACCACCTGCTGCCCTGGGCGGTCGGTCTGGCCACCGGCACCCCGGTCGTCCTCGGCATCATCAACCGCAGCCGCCGACGCGCCGTCCAGGCAGTCATCGAGGCCGCGGAGTCCGCCGAGCGGGCTGCCCGCGCCGAGGCCCAGGCCGCCGTCCTCACCGAGCGGGGACGGATCGCCCGCGACGTGCACGACGTCCTGGCCCACTCCCTCGCGGGCATCAACATGCAGCTGGAACTGGCGGACGCCCTGATCGAAACCGGTGACCTGGAGAAAGTCCGCGAGGCGAACCAGAAGGCGCACAGCATGGTCAAGGAGAGCCTGAAGCAGGCCCAGTGGACCGTGCACGCGCTCCGCGAGGACTCCCTGCCGCTGGTGGGCAGCCTGACCGCGATGCTCGACTCGTCCGGCCACCGCGACGCCCTCACCCTCACCGGCACCCCGCGCGACGTACCGTCCCAGGTCACGCAGAACCTGCTGCGGATCGCGCAGGAGTCGCTGACCAACGCCGTCCGGCACGCGCCCGGCGGCGAGGTGCACGTGGAGCTGACGTTCGATGCCGCATCGACGACACTGAGGATCCGTAACAGCGCGGCGACCCGTGCGGTGCGCGCGGGCGTCGGCAGCGGAATGGGGCTGATCGGCATGCGGGAACGGGTCGCCCTGCTGGGTGGCACGATCACTGCGGGCCCGGTCACCGAAGGACCGGACGAAGGCGGCTGGCTAGTGGAGGCAGTGATACCGGGATGA
- a CDS encoding sensor histidine kinase, whose translation MSTGHRPAWGPRTAVNTILGVVFSVVLVLMAVQYAGQGRVWAFDSTVGAVICLVALGRERHPGRAAVIGLAVAGIAGLTARLAHLPGEPGAAAVLALLVLGGSAIRALPWRQAGGIAVGGLALMAAGLLSSEAPSTPFRVGTQVWVLALGIGLGLRFLDFRRRAAAEAVRREERLALARELHDVVAHHITGIVVQAQAARLVGRRRPEALDGTLTDIEEAGSVALVAMRRVVGLLRDTDDATTTSPTVAGREQLTDLVRRFEGHGPEVNLHLPADQVAWPPEVSTTVYRIVQESLTNIARHAAHARSATVHIAQEHDGVTVTVHDDAPGGPARHLHQGGFGLIGMRERVEALGGTLTAGPEHDTGWSVLATLPLPAGDRC comes from the coding sequence GTGAGCACGGGACATCGACCGGCCTGGGGGCCGAGGACCGCCGTCAACACCATCCTGGGGGTGGTGTTCTCCGTGGTGTTGGTCCTGATGGCCGTCCAGTACGCCGGCCAGGGCCGCGTCTGGGCCTTCGACAGCACGGTCGGGGCGGTGATCTGCCTGGTCGCGCTGGGACGAGAGCGGCACCCGGGCCGGGCGGCCGTCATCGGCCTCGCCGTCGCGGGGATCGCCGGCCTGACCGCCCGGCTCGCCCACCTGCCCGGCGAGCCCGGCGCCGCCGCGGTGCTGGCCCTGCTCGTCCTCGGCGGCTCCGCGATCAGGGCGCTGCCCTGGCGCCAGGCGGGTGGTATCGCGGTCGGCGGGCTGGCACTCATGGCCGCCGGCCTGCTGTCCAGCGAGGCTCCCAGCACCCCGTTCCGGGTCGGTACGCAAGTCTGGGTCCTCGCGCTCGGTATCGGGCTCGGGCTGCGCTTCCTCGACTTCCGCCGCCGTGCGGCCGCCGAGGCCGTACGGCGCGAGGAGCGCCTCGCCCTGGCCCGGGAGCTGCACGATGTGGTCGCCCACCACATCACCGGCATCGTGGTGCAGGCCCAGGCCGCCCGCCTGGTCGGCCGACGGCGACCCGAGGCACTGGACGGCACCCTGACCGACATCGAGGAAGCCGGCAGCGTGGCGTTGGTTGCCATGCGCCGCGTCGTCGGCCTGCTGCGGGACACCGACGACGCGACCACGACCTCCCCCACTGTCGCGGGCCGGGAGCAACTGACCGACCTCGTCCGCCGGTTCGAGGGCCACGGCCCCGAGGTCAACCTGCACCTGCCCGCTGACCAGGTGGCCTGGCCACCCGAGGTGAGCACCACCGTGTACCGGATCGTCCAGGAATCCCTGACCAACATCGCTCGGCACGCCGCACACGCCCGCTCGGCCACCGTCCACATCGCCCAGGAGCATGACGGCGTCACCGTCACGGTCCACGACGACGCTCCGGGCGGTCCGGCCCGCCATCTGCATCAGGGCGGCTTCGGGCTGATCGGCATGCGCGAACGGGTCGAGGCCCTCGGCGGCACGCTCACCGCCGGCCCGGAGCACGACACCGGCTGGTCCGTCCTCGCCACCCTGCCACTCCCCGCGGGAGACCGCTGTTGA
- a CDS encoding response regulator, translated as MSITVLLADDQAMVRRGLRLILEDQEDISVVGEAADGAEAVELARRMRPDVCLVDIRMPKLDGIEVTRALAGPGVVDPLRVVIVTTFDLDEYVRGALHSGAVGFVLKDAGPALLVEAVRAANSGDALISPSITLRLLRDLAPARKATAARPVQPLSAREIEVVRAIARGRTNQEIAAALFISLSTVKSHLATIQTKLQVRNRVETAAWAWESRLMDSNQTP; from the coding sequence TTGAGCATCACCGTCCTGCTCGCCGACGACCAAGCGATGGTCCGCCGCGGCCTGCGGCTCATCCTGGAGGACCAGGAGGACATCTCCGTGGTCGGCGAGGCGGCGGACGGCGCCGAGGCGGTCGAGCTGGCCCGGCGGATGCGCCCGGACGTCTGCCTGGTCGACATCCGGATGCCGAAACTGGACGGCATCGAGGTCACCCGGGCCCTGGCAGGCCCTGGCGTGGTCGACCCACTGCGGGTGGTCATCGTCACCACCTTCGACCTCGACGAGTACGTCCGTGGCGCCCTGCACTCCGGGGCCGTCGGCTTCGTACTCAAGGACGCCGGCCCGGCCCTACTGGTCGAGGCTGTCCGCGCCGCGAACAGCGGCGACGCCCTGATCTCCCCCTCCATCACCCTGCGTCTGCTACGCGACCTCGCCCCTGCCCGGAAGGCGACCGCGGCCCGGCCCGTCCAGCCGCTCTCCGCCCGCGAGATCGAGGTCGTCCGCGCCATCGCCAGGGGCCGTACCAACCAGGAGATCGCCGCCGCCCTGTTCATCTCCCTGAGCACCGTCAAGAGCCATCTGGCGACCATCCAGACCAAACTCCAAGTCCGCAACCGGGTCGAGACCGCCGCCTGGGCCTGGGAGAGCCGGCTCATGGACTCCAACCAGACACCCTGA
- a CDS encoding ATP-binding protein, giving the protein MSLPDQGREAEAAAALGFDLSECAQEPIHRLGRIQSHGTLLAVEADTGTVDTAALNTGCLLGIAAEELVGGPITRVLSPEQWAEALEIGAQHEAASLVLPVSIDVAGAPRMFDVTAHRQGPLLVLECEPRAVAAPHFAHFYQGVRRALTRLRSSRTAAECYREATHEIRALTGFDRVVAYRFDGENGPGEVVAEELTAGHEPWLGLWFPASDIPPQARRLYRDNWIRAIADVDDISVGLHPPLRADSSLPLDLSNSVLRTVSGFHLEYLRNIGVKSSMSVSVLREGELWGLIACHGYDAVTIPPELRAACEFFGVAFSLQLAVIEEREQAEALTASRERLGQIIPRVTSDLEDSLLAGDDAFRTLLEADGAVLCRGGRSVISGMSVPPALLENLRARAAGLAPGTVWSTDRLSEEPDHPDDMAESGPAGVMMVALSRSGDFLAWFRRARPTARQWAADPSRPVQVGPRGERLTPRGSGAVFRAVVHGQSLPWTPTDRATAQELWRTLTGLVLRHEAELAALNEQLRITNSDLDAFAHVAAHDLKEPLRGISNAATFVIEDAAAELDATTVRRMLTMRRLAGRMDDLLNSLLHFARLGRGGLHRTRVPLGRALDSALDVAGERLAEGHVRVIRNDLPEVYADENRLYEVLVNLLVNAAKYAADRDDRTVEVRVDMLRPPSGGPPQQTVVVRDNGIGIPSDQQHDVFELFRRLHGPGERGGGTGVGLAIVKRIVERHGGELWLDSEPGRGTTFFFTLGQEGG; this is encoded by the coding sequence ATGTCCCTTCCGGACCAGGGGCGGGAGGCCGAAGCCGCAGCGGCCCTCGGCTTCGACCTCAGTGAATGTGCCCAGGAGCCCATTCACCGGCTGGGCAGGATCCAGTCCCACGGCACCCTGCTCGCGGTGGAGGCCGATACCGGCACCGTGGACACCGCAGCCCTGAACACCGGTTGCTTGCTGGGGATCGCGGCCGAGGAGTTGGTCGGGGGGCCCATCACGCGGGTGCTGTCCCCCGAGCAGTGGGCCGAGGCGCTCGAGATCGGCGCTCAGCATGAGGCGGCAAGCCTGGTTCTCCCTGTCTCCATCGATGTGGCGGGCGCCCCCCGGATGTTCGATGTGACCGCGCACCGGCAGGGGCCCTTACTGGTCCTGGAGTGCGAGCCGCGCGCAGTCGCGGCGCCGCACTTCGCACACTTCTACCAGGGAGTCCGGCGGGCCCTGACTCGTCTGCGGTCCTCGAGGACAGCGGCTGAGTGCTACCGGGAGGCCACCCATGAGATCCGTGCGCTGACCGGCTTCGACCGGGTGGTCGCCTACCGCTTCGACGGAGAGAACGGGCCGGGAGAGGTGGTCGCGGAGGAACTCACCGCCGGCCACGAGCCCTGGCTCGGGCTATGGTTCCCCGCCAGTGACATCCCGCCCCAGGCGAGGCGGCTCTACCGAGACAACTGGATCCGGGCGATCGCCGACGTGGACGACATCAGTGTGGGCCTGCACCCTCCGCTCCGAGCCGATTCGAGCCTGCCACTGGACCTGTCGAACTCTGTACTGCGTACCGTGTCCGGCTTCCACCTGGAGTACCTGCGGAACATCGGTGTGAAGTCGTCGATGTCGGTGAGCGTCCTCCGGGAGGGTGAGCTCTGGGGGCTGATCGCCTGTCATGGCTACGACGCCGTCACCATCCCTCCGGAACTGCGGGCAGCATGTGAGTTCTTCGGCGTGGCCTTCTCCCTCCAACTCGCGGTCATCGAGGAACGAGAGCAGGCCGAGGCGCTCACCGCATCCCGCGAGCGCCTTGGTCAGATCATCCCCCGGGTGACGTCAGACCTGGAGGACTCGCTCCTGGCAGGCGACGACGCCTTCAGAACACTGCTGGAAGCCGATGGCGCGGTGCTCTGCCGAGGCGGTCGCAGCGTCATCAGCGGGATGAGTGTTCCACCCGCTCTGCTGGAGAACCTCCGGGCCCGCGCGGCAGGCCTGGCGCCCGGCACGGTCTGGAGTACGGACCGCCTCTCCGAGGAACCGGACCATCCCGACGACATGGCGGAAAGCGGTCCGGCGGGGGTGATGATGGTGGCGTTGAGCCGCTCGGGTGACTTCCTCGCCTGGTTCCGCAGGGCTCGTCCGACAGCCCGCCAATGGGCCGCCGACCCTTCCAGACCCGTCCAGGTCGGACCGCGAGGCGAACGGCTCACCCCTCGCGGCTCAGGTGCCGTCTTCCGCGCGGTGGTACACGGACAGAGCCTGCCCTGGACGCCGACCGACCGCGCCACCGCGCAGGAACTCTGGCGCACGCTGACAGGACTCGTACTCCGGCACGAGGCGGAACTGGCAGCGTTGAACGAACAGTTGCGTATCACCAACTCCGACCTCGACGCATTCGCCCATGTGGCAGCTCACGACCTCAAGGAACCGCTACGGGGCATCTCCAACGCCGCGACCTTCGTCATCGAGGACGCCGCAGCGGAGCTCGACGCGACCACCGTCCGCCGGATGCTCACCATGCGGCGACTGGCCGGCCGGATGGACGACCTGCTCAACTCGCTGCTGCACTTCGCCCGACTGGGCCGGGGCGGACTGCACCGCACCCGTGTGCCACTGGGCCGGGCGCTGGACTCCGCACTCGACGTGGCCGGGGAACGTCTGGCCGAGGGCCACGTGCGGGTCATCAGAAATGATCTGCCCGAGGTGTACGCCGACGAGAACCGGCTCTACGAAGTCCTGGTCAACCTCCTGGTGAATGCGGCCAAGTACGCCGCCGACCGGGACGATCGCACGGTCGAGGTCCGGGTCGACATGCTCCGTCCACCGTCAGGCGGGCCCCCGCAGCAGACCGTAGTGGTCCGCGACAACGGCATCGGTATCCCGTCCGACCAGCAGCACGATGTGTTCGAGCTGTTCCGCAGACTGCACGGGCCGGGCGAGCGCGGTGGCGGCACCGGCGTGGGACTCGCGATCGTCAAGCGGATCGTCGAGCGGCACGGCGGCGAGCTGTGGCTCGACAGCGAACCGGGCCGCGGGACCACCTTCTTCTTCACTCTGGGTCAGGAAGGAGGCTGA
- a CDS encoding response regulator transcription factor, giving the protein MSEPTQNPQRLRVIVADDQAAVREPLAAVLGLAEDIDVVASAADGTEVLAAVAAGPVDVVLMDLRMPVMDGTEATRRLTEEHPEVAVVILTTFADDDSILAALSAGAIGYLTKNAGRQDITRAIRAAAAGQSVLDREVQNRLLETVRTKPPAPGQPLPGDITPREREVLTLIGQGLPNRAIAEKLFISEATVKTHINNLFAKADIKDRADAVRRALGAGLA; this is encoded by the coding sequence ATGAGTGAACCGACGCAGAATCCCCAGCGGCTGCGTGTGATCGTCGCCGACGACCAGGCTGCCGTACGGGAGCCGCTGGCCGCGGTCCTCGGGCTGGCCGAGGACATCGACGTCGTCGCCTCGGCCGCCGACGGCACCGAAGTACTCGCCGCAGTCGCCGCAGGCCCGGTCGACGTGGTCCTGATGGACCTGCGGATGCCGGTGATGGACGGCACCGAGGCGACCCGGCGGCTCACCGAGGAGCACCCCGAGGTCGCCGTGGTCATCCTGACCACGTTCGCCGACGACGACTCCATCCTGGCCGCGCTGAGCGCCGGCGCCATCGGCTACCTCACCAAGAACGCGGGACGCCAGGACATCACCCGCGCCATCCGCGCCGCCGCCGCCGGGCAGTCCGTCCTCGACCGCGAAGTCCAGAACCGCCTCCTGGAGACGGTCCGCACCAAGCCCCCGGCCCCCGGACAGCCGCTGCCCGGCGACATCACCCCGCGCGAGCGCGAGGTCCTCACCCTGATCGGCCAGGGCCTGCCGAACCGTGCCATCGCCGAGAAGCTCTTCATCAGCGAGGCCACGGTGAAGACGCACATCAACAACCTCTTCGCCAAGGCGGACATCAAGGACCGCGCCGACGCCGTGCGCCGCGCCCTCGGGGCAGGCCTGGCCTGA
- a CDS encoding type II toxin-antitoxin system Phd/YefM family antitoxin, whose amino-acid sequence METKTYTTIDLRKGMGEILDRTRIAGEAAAITRRGKTVAYLVPAEWFEQMARRHQSHKDRHEAA is encoded by the coding sequence ATGGAGACGAAGACGTACACAACCATCGACCTGCGCAAGGGGATGGGCGAGATCCTCGACCGGACCCGGATTGCCGGTGAGGCCGCCGCCATCACCCGTAGGGGGAAGACGGTCGCCTACTTGGTGCCGGCCGAGTGGTTCGAGCAGATGGCCCGTCGGCACCAGTCGCACAAGGACCGGCACGAGGCGGCCTGA
- a CDS encoding ABC transporter ATP-binding protein — translation MTPVLEAVRLGKRYGHHQALTDCDLDIPQGRVIGLVGPNGAGKSTLLNMACGLIRPSSGSIRVLGAEPAANPAHLAKVGFVAQDTPVYTDLSVADHLRMGARLNPSWDGRLAQRRIARMGLDPKRKAGRLSGGQRAQLALTVAAAKRPELLIFDEPAAALDPLARSGFLDSLMESVSELGAGAILSSHALADVERVCDYLVVLAGSRIQLAGDVPELLASHYRLVGARDAVAALPAAVEFISVDHTPRETTAIVRADDGLPASSSWTVDALDLEELVLAYMTRANQTAAQPAPMPTETHS, via the coding sequence ATGACACCGGTACTGGAAGCCGTGCGGCTCGGCAAGCGCTACGGCCACCACCAGGCGCTGACCGACTGCGACCTGGACATCCCGCAGGGGCGGGTGATCGGCCTGGTCGGTCCCAACGGCGCCGGCAAGTCGACGCTGCTGAACATGGCCTGCGGGCTGATCAGGCCGAGCTCGGGCAGCATCCGCGTGCTCGGCGCGGAGCCGGCCGCGAACCCGGCCCACCTGGCCAAGGTCGGCTTCGTCGCGCAGGACACGCCCGTATACACCGACCTGTCCGTCGCGGACCACCTGCGCATGGGCGCCCGGCTGAACCCGAGCTGGGACGGTCGGCTCGCGCAGCGGCGGATCGCCCGGATGGGACTGGACCCAAAACGGAAGGCGGGCCGGCTCTCGGGCGGTCAGCGCGCCCAGCTCGCACTCACCGTCGCGGCAGCCAAAAGACCGGAGCTGCTGATCTTCGACGAGCCCGCCGCGGCGCTCGACCCGCTGGCCCGCTCCGGCTTCCTGGACAGCCTGATGGAGTCCGTTTCCGAACTGGGTGCCGGCGCGATCCTCTCCTCGCACGCGCTCGCCGACGTGGAGCGGGTCTGCGACTACCTCGTCGTGCTGGCCGGATCCCGGATCCAGCTCGCCGGCGATGTGCCTGAGCTGCTGGCGAGCCACTACCGGCTCGTCGGGGCCCGCGACGCCGTCGCGGCGCTGCCCGCGGCGGTGGAGTTCATCAGCGTCGATCACACGCCGCGGGAGACCACCGCGATCGTCCGCGCCGACGACGGGCTGCCGGCCTCCAGTTCCTGGACCGTGGACGCCCTCGACCTGGAGGAGCTGGTCCTGGCCTACATGACCCGGGCGAACCAGACCGCCGCCCAGCCCGCCCCGATGCCCACGGAGACCCACTCATGA
- a CDS encoding PP2C family protein-serine/threonine phosphatase yields the protein MPGVLAVVGTRWTGGLLHDLRSVTLAEPTPSFMKFEQDFGESGASGAPDGDPAVTVHEVSELDGAMPQVQVLTAAGARSVAECAVPLGQGGWASFMVGTADRDAVDATLRTRLKQVAEVAMVSDRRIMARRDAELLQVSDAFLAEASLQMDASLDVERTVRRVARTAVPAVAEGCVLHLLHAGGLTPVSSAHMDAGEQQWLGRVAAEDPWLTDVLHRVIDSGQGLVLRSEELEGGPFGPASSGAGRAVSALSVNPLKARGRALGTLTFLYHQAFAAEGASRFLANLADRAALAIDSSALYEQRRRHVVSLQRHLLPRELPRIAGLTLSSAYEVGDVSLDVGGDFYDAVPGAQGGVTLLIGDVCGRGAEAAALTGLARHTLRTLLEDGRTPEHALGRLNQALVREGTSRFVTALVAVLVPDGKGFRLCYWSAGHPAPLIRREDGTVEELPAHGDLLGVLEDIGYGSGATHVAPGDTLVMFTDGVTEARAADGTFFESRLRNAVAQTGAGEALGFAERLAEAVVEFRATGADDIAVLAARAEVIG from the coding sequence ATGCCCGGTGTTCTGGCCGTCGTGGGCACCCGCTGGACCGGCGGGCTGCTGCACGATCTGCGGAGTGTCACCCTGGCGGAGCCGACGCCTTCGTTCATGAAGTTCGAACAGGATTTCGGCGAATCGGGCGCTTCCGGTGCTCCGGACGGCGATCCGGCTGTCACGGTTCACGAGGTGTCGGAACTCGACGGCGCCATGCCGCAGGTCCAGGTTCTGACGGCAGCGGGCGCGCGGAGCGTGGCCGAGTGTGCCGTGCCGCTGGGGCAGGGCGGCTGGGCGTCGTTCATGGTCGGCACCGCAGACAGGGACGCGGTCGATGCGACGCTGCGGACCCGGTTGAAGCAGGTGGCCGAGGTCGCCATGGTCTCGGACAGGCGGATCATGGCGAGGCGCGACGCCGAGCTGCTTCAGGTGAGTGACGCCTTCCTGGCGGAGGCGTCGTTGCAGATGGATGCCAGCCTTGACGTGGAGAGGACCGTGCGCCGGGTGGCTCGCACGGCGGTCCCCGCCGTCGCCGAGGGGTGCGTCCTGCATCTGCTTCACGCCGGCGGACTGACCCCCGTGTCCTCCGCACATATGGACGCGGGTGAACAGCAGTGGCTCGGCAGGGTTGCGGCCGAGGACCCCTGGCTGACTGATGTGCTGCACCGAGTAATCGACAGCGGCCAGGGGCTGGTACTGAGAAGTGAGGAGCTGGAAGGGGGGCCCTTCGGGCCCGCGTCATCCGGGGCGGGGCGTGCCGTGAGCGCGCTCAGCGTCAATCCGCTCAAGGCCCGGGGCCGGGCCCTGGGCACCCTGACGTTTCTCTACCACCAGGCGTTCGCCGCCGAGGGGGCCTCGCGGTTCCTTGCGAATCTTGCCGACCGGGCCGCGCTGGCCATCGACAGCAGCGCCCTGTACGAACAGCGGCGCCGCCACGTGGTCTCTCTCCAGCGGCATCTGCTCCCGAGGGAGCTACCGCGGATTGCGGGGCTCACGCTGAGTTCGGCATACGAGGTGGGCGACGTCTCGCTCGATGTGGGCGGTGACTTCTACGACGCCGTCCCGGGGGCACAGGGTGGTGTGACCCTCCTCATCGGTGACGTCTGCGGTCGCGGGGCGGAGGCAGCTGCACTCACGGGGCTGGCCCGCCATACCCTGCGCACCCTCCTCGAGGACGGCAGGACGCCCGAGCACGCGCTGGGACGGTTGAATCAGGCCCTGGTCAGGGAGGGCACGTCCCGTTTCGTGACAGCGCTGGTGGCGGTACTGGTGCCCGACGGGAAGGGATTCCGCCTGTGCTATTGGAGTGCTGGACATCCGGCGCCTTTGATACGGCGTGAGGACGGCACCGTGGAGGAGCTCCCGGCCCACGGGGATCTGCTCGGTGTGCTGGAGGACATCGGCTACGGGTCCGGGGCGACGCACGTCGCACCGGGGGACACACTGGTGATGTTCACCGATGGAGTGACTGAGGCGAGAGCGGCTGACGGAACGTTCTTCGAATCACGTCTGCGGAACGCGGTGGCGCAGACGGGCGCCGGTGAGGCACTGGGGTTCGCCGAGCGGCTGGCAGAGGCAGTTGTGGAATTCCGGGCGACGGGCGCCGACGACATCGCCGTGCTCGCCGCACGGGCGGAGGTGATCGGATGA